Proteins from a genomic interval of Paenibacillus sp. FSL R5-0623:
- a CDS encoding aldo/keto reductase family protein: MDYRRLGGSGLKVSEISLGSWLTYGGYVERENAVKSIETAFDEGINFFDTANVYERGAAEELLGQTLKAYSRDSYVLATKVFGKMGDGPNDQGLSRKHIKEQCEASLKRLGVEYVDIYYCHRYHTETPIEETLRALDDLVRQGKVLYVGVSQWTAAQMEDALGTADRLLLDRIVVNQPVYNMFDRYIENEIIPLGERKGIGQVVYSPLAQGLLTGKYTSVSDIPENSRAAKLGWDEGKINADRIGKVRQLIEVADKLDLKVGQLALAWILRQNNVSSALVGASRPEQVKENAAASGVKLDAAIIEEIESILA, translated from the coding sequence ATGGATTATCGCAGATTAGGTGGAAGCGGACTGAAAGTAAGCGAGATCAGCCTGGGAAGCTGGCTGACGTACGGAGGGTATGTGGAACGTGAGAATGCGGTGAAATCAATTGAAACTGCATTTGATGAAGGCATTAACTTTTTTGATACTGCCAATGTATACGAACGGGGTGCAGCAGAAGAACTGCTGGGGCAGACGCTCAAAGCGTACTCCCGTGACTCTTATGTACTTGCAACCAAAGTATTTGGCAAAATGGGTGATGGTCCGAATGACCAGGGGTTGTCTCGCAAACATATCAAGGAGCAATGTGAAGCCAGCTTGAAGCGCCTGGGCGTTGAATATGTGGATATCTATTACTGCCATCGTTATCATACTGAAACACCAATCGAAGAAACACTGCGCGCGCTTGATGACCTGGTACGTCAAGGCAAAGTGTTATATGTAGGCGTCAGCCAGTGGACAGCGGCTCAGATGGAAGATGCGCTAGGTACAGCAGATCGTCTGCTTCTGGATCGTATCGTGGTCAATCAGCCGGTGTACAACATGTTTGACCGTTATATCGAAAATGAGATTATCCCGCTCGGCGAGCGTAAAGGCATTGGACAAGTTGTATACTCCCCGCTTGCTCAAGGTCTATTGACCGGGAAATATACGTCCGTTTCCGATATCCCAGAGAATAGCCGTGCTGCCAAGCTAGGATGGGACGAAGGAAAGATCAATGCGGATCGCATCGGGAAAGTTCGTCAACTGATTGAAGTGGCGGACAAGCTGGATCTGAAGGTTGGCCAACTGGCCCTTGCCTGGATTCTGCGCCAGAACAATGTATCCAGTGCACTTGTAGGGGCGAGTCGACCCGAGCAGGTAAAAGAGAACGCGGCTGCCTCTGGCGTGAAGCTGGATGCTGCCATTATCGAGGAGATTGAGAGCATCCTTGCTTGA
- a CDS encoding histidine kinase dimerization/phospho-acceptor domain-containing protein, which produces MGTAEGITRGFYEDIKEAAAHIVDVLSGILKVNTIFVATNDGLTNVILEAFNRKEELIVKGSELPFEDSYCSLVLKDKHENLTIQNTCEHPITRFMDVTSGLGNRFFVGVPIMRRSGKTFGTICLMDNPDYVISETDMKTLKAMAVFLGYVVDLESTLHLQERKLSDSEQMQQQLQAEKERAESEAMTKSQMLKLMSHEIRNPLNGILGLTDLIRTPDMPEEQSEYVNMIETSGNILLTLLNNMMNFNINEAGKTVIHDDPFDLVGTIENTVYLYAGIAADKNIELGLNLELNVSQVFVGDEIKIGQLLAHVIQYALDSTREGSVLITAVVNGEDTEEMGTLLLKVNYTGQTLSDKKMQTFNSQEEKLNIQKLIGSNLGLAVSQNLAILMHGRIQVSSVKENETEFNISLPLRRYWELPQLASVQQRLKGKKVLLAKDPDILQGVSSLMRRWEMDVHMTSNLTLAHDWINEGFMPDVAVVDMGLLEGGAVDFVQELKQRLEDLPVIVLVPYGIHIELHEAEAFDAVLTKPVRQADLLNALSITLP; this is translated from the coding sequence ATGGGGACGGCAGAAGGCATTACGAGAGGCTTCTATGAAGATATAAAGGAAGCTGCGGCCCATATTGTAGACGTACTAAGTGGTATATTGAAGGTTAATACCATCTTTGTTGCTACGAATGACGGTTTGACGAATGTCATTCTGGAGGCGTTCAATCGCAAGGAAGAATTGATTGTAAAAGGTAGCGAACTTCCATTTGAAGATTCTTACTGCAGCTTGGTATTAAAAGATAAACATGAGAACCTTACAATCCAGAATACATGTGAACATCCGATAACAAGATTCATGGATGTCACGAGTGGGCTCGGCAATCGTTTCTTCGTGGGCGTGCCCATCATGCGAAGATCTGGCAAAACATTCGGGACCATCTGTCTGATGGATAATCCTGATTATGTAATCAGTGAAACCGACATGAAGACGCTGAAGGCGATGGCCGTATTCCTTGGCTATGTTGTGGATCTGGAGAGCACATTGCATCTTCAGGAGCGTAAATTGAGTGATTCGGAACAAATGCAACAGCAGCTCCAGGCAGAGAAAGAACGAGCTGAATCGGAGGCCATGACCAAATCACAGATGCTCAAGCTGATGAGTCATGAGATTCGCAATCCGTTGAACGGCATTCTGGGACTGACTGATCTGATACGTACACCGGATATGCCTGAGGAGCAGTCAGAATATGTGAATATGATTGAGACGAGCGGCAATATTCTGCTTACTTTGTTGAACAATATGATGAATTTCAACATCAATGAGGCAGGTAAAACGGTTATACATGATGATCCTTTCGATCTGGTAGGTACAATCGAGAATACGGTCTATCTTTATGCGGGAATTGCGGCTGACAAGAACATTGAGCTGGGATTGAATCTGGAGCTGAATGTGTCGCAAGTATTCGTTGGTGATGAGATCAAGATCGGACAGCTGCTTGCACATGTCATTCAATACGCTCTCGATTCAACGCGTGAGGGCTCCGTCCTGATCACGGCAGTGGTGAACGGAGAAGACACCGAAGAGATGGGTACACTTCTGCTCAAGGTGAATTACACAGGTCAGACGTTATCGGATAAGAAGATGCAAACCTTCAACAGCCAAGAAGAGAAGTTGAATATCCAAAAACTGATTGGAAGTAATCTGGGTCTGGCTGTAAGCCAGAATCTTGCCATTCTCATGCATGGCCGTATTCAGGTGAGCAGTGTGAAGGAAAATGAGACAGAATTCAACATATCCCTTCCGTTACGTAGATACTGGGAGTTACCTCAACTCGCAAGTGTTCAGCAACGGTTAAAGGGGAAAAAGGTGTTACTTGCCAAGGACCCTGACATTTTGCAAGGCGTCTCTTCCCTGATGCGTAGGTGGGAGATGGATGTACACATGACCTCGAATCTGACATTAGCGCATGATTGGATCAACGAAGGATTCATGCCTGATGTAGCCGTTGTGGATATGGGGTTACTGGAAGGCGGCGCGGTCGATTTTGTACAAGAACTGAAACAGCGACTGGAGGATCTGCCCGTCATTGTTCTTGTTCCCTATGGTATACACATTGAATTGCATGAAGCAGAAGCCTTTGATGCTGTCCTGACGAAGCCAGTCAGACAGGCTGATCTGTTGAATGCATTGAGCATTACTTTGCCTTAA
- a CDS encoding anaerobic ribonucleoside triphosphate reductase, which translates to MNMLEYATPPASDLLSDLGRRIIGAEDADTLRENANLNGDSFSGKMSRLGSETAKWHALRHVLPEELAQAVENGDLYVHDLDQYALGTTNCIFIPFDRLLAAGFNTGNGSVRTPQTIMSAMALVAIIFQSQQNSQYGGVSANKIDWDLAPYVQRSFRKHYRKGQRLFGENVLIGDEQLHLDSIEAKNQCPQAYAFAYEETELETGQAAESLIHNLNTMSSRAGGQIPFTSLNYGLCTSAEGRLVSRSLLEATIRGLGNGETPVFPQHIFQCKQGINQAEGEPNYDLFRLAVTCSSRRMYPNFVNVDASFNLPFYHPEDPDTIIATMGCRTRTLADRFGRNRQSGKGNLSFNTINLVKLGIRFGICQGSRAVADRAGFYTALESVMHNAANGLLHRYRIQTAQPAKASDFMMREGVWEGGEQLAPNEPVADLLKHGTLSLGFIGLAECMTALYGRHHGQDTHVHREALNIIRTMREFCDRMSEQHNLNITLFATPAEGLSGKFTKIDRERYGLIPEVNDREYYTNSFHIPVYHTLPAYRKIELEAPFHTLCNAGAISYVELDGNVRANTAAFLRIVQYALAQDIGYFSINHPIDRCPACGYEGVIGDVCPSCEAHENHVHFQRLRRVTGYLTGDYKVRFNAAKQAEVRDRVKHR; encoded by the coding sequence ATGAACATGCTTGAGTATGCCACTCCACCGGCATCCGATCTATTATCCGACCTGGGAAGACGAATTATTGGCGCAGAAGACGCCGATACGCTGAGGGAAAATGCCAATCTGAACGGAGACTCCTTCAGCGGCAAGATGAGCAGGCTCGGTTCGGAGACAGCCAAGTGGCATGCTCTGCGTCATGTGTTGCCGGAAGAGCTTGCCCAAGCTGTGGAGAATGGGGATCTGTATGTACACGATCTGGACCAGTATGCACTTGGAACGACCAACTGCATTTTTATCCCGTTTGACCGTCTTCTTGCTGCGGGTTTCAATACAGGCAACGGATCGGTTCGCACACCTCAGACCATCATGTCTGCCATGGCCTTGGTTGCGATCATCTTCCAGTCCCAGCAGAACAGTCAATACGGTGGTGTGTCAGCCAATAAAATCGACTGGGATCTGGCTCCCTATGTACAGCGATCGTTCCGCAAACATTACCGCAAAGGGCAACGGCTCTTCGGTGAAAATGTCCTGATCGGGGATGAACAGCTTCATCTGGATAGCATCGAAGCGAAGAATCAGTGCCCGCAAGCGTATGCCTTCGCCTATGAAGAGACTGAACTGGAGACAGGACAAGCTGCTGAATCGCTGATTCATAACCTGAATACGATGAGCAGTCGTGCAGGTGGTCAGATCCCGTTCACTTCACTGAACTATGGATTATGTACATCAGCGGAAGGTCGGTTGGTATCACGCTCGTTGCTGGAAGCAACGATCCGAGGTCTGGGTAACGGGGAGACTCCCGTGTTCCCTCAACATATTTTCCAGTGTAAACAGGGGATCAATCAGGCTGAAGGCGAGCCGAACTATGACTTGTTCCGTCTCGCAGTCACCTGTTCATCCCGGCGGATGTATCCCAACTTTGTCAATGTGGATGCCTCCTTCAATCTGCCCTTCTATCATCCGGAAGATCCGGATACGATCATCGCCACCATGGGATGCCGTACACGTACACTGGCTGACCGGTTTGGCCGCAATCGTCAGAGTGGCAAGGGTAACCTGTCCTTCAACACCATTAACCTGGTTAAGCTCGGCATCCGGTTTGGTATCTGCCAAGGCAGCAGAGCCGTTGCCGATCGGGCAGGATTCTACACCGCACTGGAATCCGTGATGCATAATGCTGCTAACGGTCTGTTACATCGCTACCGAATCCAGACCGCGCAACCTGCCAAGGCATCCGATTTCATGATGCGGGAGGGTGTATGGGAAGGTGGAGAGCAGCTCGCTCCCAATGAACCCGTTGCGGATCTGCTGAAACATGGTACGTTATCCCTTGGTTTTATCGGTCTCGCTGAATGTATGACAGCTCTCTATGGGCGTCATCATGGGCAGGACACTCATGTACATCGTGAAGCACTGAACATTATTCGGACCATGCGAGAATTCTGTGATCGGATGAGCGAGCAGCATAACCTGAACATCACTCTGTTTGCCACACCTGCTGAAGGGTTGTCTGGCAAATTCACGAAGATCGACAGAGAGCGTTATGGCCTCATTCCTGAAGTTAATGATCGTGAGTATTATACGAACTCATTCCATATCCCGGTATACCACACTCTTCCAGCTTATCGGAAGATTGAACTGGAGGCCCCGTTCCATACGTTATGTAACGCGGGTGCAATCTCCTATGTGGAGCTTGACGGGAACGTTCGGGCCAACACCGCAGCTTTCCTGCGGATCGTGCAATATGCACTGGCACAGGATATCGGATATTTCTCCATTAATCACCCGATTGATCGCTGCCCTGCATGTGGTTATGAAGGCGTCATTGGAGATGTATGCCCAAGCTGTGAAGCCCACGAGAACCATGTACACTTCCAGCGTTTACGCCGCGTAACGGGTTATCTGACTGGAGATTACAAAGTACGCTTCAATGCTGCGAAGCAGGCCGAAGTGCGGGATCGGGTGAAGCACCGGTGA
- the nrdG gene encoding anaerobic ribonucleoside-triphosphate reductase activating protein — protein MNLYGYIPESVNEGTGLRAVLFISGCRHACPGCFSPDSWSFRAGEPFTEERQQQILHEVTTHPLLDGVTLCGGDPFFSAAECTSWVQQLRAARPDLTVWAYTGFEYEELVTDPVRAELARLCDVIIDGRYVEAERDVSLPFRGSRNQRLIDVRATLANRTIVTMQLSMR, from the coding sequence GTGAATCTGTATGGTTACATCCCGGAATCGGTGAATGAAGGCACAGGCCTGCGCGCCGTGTTATTCATCAGCGGATGCCGTCACGCCTGTCCAGGCTGCTTCAGTCCGGATTCATGGAGCTTTCGAGCAGGTGAGCCCTTTACAGAGGAGCGGCAGCAGCAGATTCTGCATGAAGTAACGACCCATCCCCTGCTGGATGGCGTTACGTTGTGTGGTGGTGATCCCTTTTTCTCGGCAGCAGAATGTACGTCCTGGGTTCAGCAGCTTCGCGCTGCACGTCCTGATCTGACGGTGTGGGCTTACACGGGATTCGAATATGAAGAGCTGGTCACCGACCCTGTGAGAGCGGAGCTTGCCCGGTTATGCGACGTGATTATTGACGGTCGATATGTTGAAGCGGAGCGTGATGTCTCCCTTCCCTTCCGCGGCAGCCGGAATCAGCGTTTGATTGATGTCCGTGCAACACTAGCCAATCGAACCATCGTTACAATGCAGCTCAGTATGCGGTAA
- a CDS encoding methyl-accepting chemotaxis protein: protein MDIVQALITCMPFFRDTIRQDVTLSVIDHEKFLYFSAGESLKQLNYQPGDPLLDGNRNFADLNGGTVKRFDHYPKDLFGVPFDVAFIPIKNEQGEIIALFNLLYSMDDQDQLQQLMDATENLTNQLIDSVQHVAAHSEELSATTEEIRNNSKQAVQKSGNVTQVASFIREISEQTNLLGLNAAIEAARVGEAGAGFGVVAKEIRKLSVDTKEATARIEDSLLSVRQSIQGMENELGEITASSQEQAELVNNFMNTIEQLNETNKQLKQFVQKMITFDGK, encoded by the coding sequence ATGGATATTGTTCAAGCATTAATTACATGTATGCCTTTCTTTCGAGATACGATTCGTCAGGATGTAACCCTCTCCGTGATTGATCATGAAAAATTCCTATATTTCTCAGCAGGGGAATCGTTAAAGCAACTGAATTATCAACCCGGCGACCCTCTATTGGATGGAAATCGAAATTTTGCTGATCTCAACGGCGGTACAGTCAAACGATTCGATCACTACCCTAAAGATTTGTTCGGTGTTCCTTTTGACGTGGCTTTTATTCCCATTAAAAACGAACAAGGTGAAATCATCGCCCTGTTTAATCTGCTCTACAGTATGGATGACCAGGACCAGCTGCAACAACTCATGGATGCTACCGAAAATCTGACCAACCAGTTAATTGACAGTGTTCAGCATGTAGCTGCACATTCCGAGGAACTCAGTGCCACAACCGAAGAGATCCGGAATAATTCCAAACAAGCCGTACAGAAATCAGGCAATGTCACTCAAGTCGCCAGCTTCATTCGTGAAATCTCCGAGCAAACCAATCTGCTCGGCTTGAATGCAGCTATTGAAGCTGCTCGTGTAGGTGAAGCAGGTGCAGGTTTTGGCGTTGTTGCCAAAGAAATTCGCAAACTGTCTGTGGATACCAAAGAAGCGACGGCACGTATTGAAGATTCTCTTCTCTCGGTTCGGCAATCCATTCAAGGCATGGAGAATGAACTTGGTGAGATCACGGCGAGCTCCCAGGAGCAGGCTGAACTCGTAAATAATTTTATGAACACAATTGAGCAACTGAATGAAACCAACAAACAATTGAAGCAATTTGTCCAAAAAATGATTACGTTTGACGGAAAATAA
- a CDS encoding glycoside hydrolase family 3 C-terminal domain-containing protein: MTTNQTKYPFQDTALELDTRVKDLVSRLTEDEKIESMLQYQPAVDRLGVPAYKHGTEAAHGLAWLGEATSFPQPVGLACTWDADLMKEIGSVLGDEARVFYKRNPAVNGLTLWAPTVDMERDPRWGRNEEAYGEDPELTAELTTALVKGIQGDHPKYYKAVATLKHFLANNNEVDRGSGSSSIDPRNMREYYLKAFEKPFKEGGAQSMMTAYNSINGTPALLHPFVNEIVKGEWGMEGFIVSDAGDVMGIMNDHKYYDSHTPGTVESVKAGIDSITDDAELSKQALREGLEQGTLTMDDIDKALFNTFRVRFRLGEFDPEEGNPYAAIGEESMMTEKAKELSLRAAREQVVLLKNDKGTLPLDKTKAGKVAVIGQLGGTVYRDWYAGTMPYNVSPLEAIRGKVGSDKVAFKDGNDRITLTSVANGKKIGLAEGEKSPVIASGEAETFMVSDWGFGSYTLQAESNGKYLTTDEETVTASADEVYGWFVKEVFHLLPQQDGSVGLTTWNGKTVTAPNGGNDAFAVSEDLKTFGTTETFKQDIIVNGLEEAVEAAKAAETAIVFVGNNPLVNGKEEIDRPSLDLAESQQRLVEAVYAANPNTVVVIVGSYPFTSNWVQENIPAVLYTSHAGQELGNAVADVLYGDYAPAGRLNMTWVQSADQLTDIKDYDIIQSGRTYQYFEGNVLYPFGHGLTYATFKYSNLELSPAQVGTEGSVTVTVDVTNTGSIASDEVVQLYVRAGKSRVKRPLKTLKGFRRLHIEAGATAKVSFTLPVQELAIWDVTRDRYVVESGTYSIMVAKSSSDVQLVADLTVEGETIPARNLGVATRAENYDAYLGVDLDESKEGGSAVHVVGEQGWIAFKDADLGSGVAAIEARVSAEQAGAVLEVRFGSPEGTLAGRVELAQGEAQQWSTVKAELTGAAGTQDVYIVLSAGVRISHFEIR, translated from the coding sequence ATGACCACCAACCAAACGAAATATCCGTTTCAAGATACAGCACTAGAGTTAGACACCCGTGTGAAGGATCTTGTATCCCGCTTGACGGAAGATGAAAAAATTGAATCCATGCTGCAATATCAACCGGCAGTAGACCGTTTGGGTGTACCTGCATACAAACACGGAACAGAAGCTGCCCACGGCTTGGCCTGGCTTGGAGAAGCAACATCTTTCCCACAACCGGTGGGGCTGGCGTGCACATGGGATGCGGATTTGATGAAAGAGATTGGTTCCGTGCTCGGAGACGAGGCACGTGTATTTTATAAACGAAATCCGGCAGTGAACGGTCTTACGCTGTGGGCACCTACAGTGGATATGGAACGTGACCCGCGCTGGGGACGGAATGAAGAGGCGTATGGTGAAGACCCGGAACTGACAGCCGAGCTGACAACAGCATTGGTCAAAGGAATTCAGGGTGACCATCCAAAGTATTACAAAGCGGTCGCTACCTTGAAGCATTTCCTCGCCAATAATAACGAAGTGGATCGCGGAAGTGGTTCGTCCAGCATTGATCCACGTAACATGCGTGAATATTATCTAAAGGCGTTTGAGAAGCCATTTAAGGAAGGCGGCGCACAGTCCATGATGACGGCGTACAACTCCATTAATGGTACACCAGCGTTGTTGCATCCATTTGTGAACGAGATTGTCAAAGGCGAATGGGGCATGGAAGGTTTCATTGTCAGTGATGCAGGCGACGTAATGGGCATCATGAATGATCATAAATACTATGATTCCCACACACCAGGTACCGTAGAATCTGTGAAGGCCGGAATTGATAGCATCACCGATGATGCTGAGCTGTCCAAACAGGCACTGCGTGAAGGATTGGAACAAGGTACGCTCACGATGGATGACATCGACAAGGCGTTGTTCAATACATTCCGTGTGCGTTTCCGTCTGGGCGAGTTCGATCCGGAAGAAGGCAACCCGTACGCTGCTATTGGTGAAGAGTCCATGATGACCGAGAAAGCAAAAGAACTGTCGCTCAGAGCCGCAAGAGAACAAGTGGTATTGCTCAAAAACGACAAAGGTACGCTCCCGCTGGACAAAACAAAAGCTGGTAAAGTGGCTGTGATTGGTCAATTGGGCGGAACCGTCTATCGTGACTGGTATGCAGGCACCATGCCGTATAACGTATCCCCACTTGAGGCGATCCGTGGCAAAGTAGGCAGCGACAAAGTGGCGTTCAAGGATGGTAATGATCGTATTACGTTAACTTCCGTAGCCAATGGGAAGAAAATTGGACTGGCAGAAGGTGAAAAATCACCTGTTATTGCTTCGGGAGAAGCGGAAACGTTCATGGTGTCCGACTGGGGCTTCGGAAGTTATACCTTGCAGGCGGAAAGCAACGGCAAATATCTGACCACAGATGAAGAGACCGTAACGGCTTCCGCTGATGAAGTGTACGGCTGGTTTGTGAAGGAAGTATTCCACCTGTTGCCACAACAGGACGGAAGTGTAGGTCTAACCACTTGGAATGGCAAAACGGTGACTGCACCTAATGGTGGAAACGATGCATTTGCAGTGTCCGAAGACCTGAAAACCTTTGGCACCACAGAGACATTCAAGCAGGATATTATTGTGAATGGACTTGAGGAAGCAGTAGAAGCTGCCAAGGCTGCGGAAACGGCAATTGTCTTTGTTGGTAATAATCCGCTTGTAAATGGTAAAGAAGAAATTGATCGTCCAAGTCTGGATCTGGCCGAATCTCAGCAACGTCTGGTTGAGGCGGTCTATGCCGCGAACCCGAATACAGTTGTGGTCATCGTGGGTAGTTATCCATTCACATCGAATTGGGTTCAGGAGAACATCCCGGCAGTATTGTACACTTCACACGCAGGACAGGAGCTGGGTAATGCAGTAGCTGACGTATTGTATGGCGACTATGCGCCAGCAGGCCGTTTGAATATGACATGGGTACAATCGGCAGATCAACTGACCGACATCAAGGATTACGATATCATTCAATCCGGTCGGACATATCAATATTTTGAAGGTAATGTATTATATCCGTTTGGACATGGTCTGACGTATGCAACGTTTAAATACAGCAATTTGGAACTTAGCCCAGCTCAAGTGGGTACAGAGGGCAGCGTTACGGTAACTGTAGATGTAACCAATACCGGTTCAATTGCCAGTGACGAGGTTGTACAGTTGTACGTTCGTGCAGGCAAATCCCGGGTGAAACGTCCACTCAAAACGTTAAAAGGATTCCGTCGTCTTCATATCGAAGCGGGAGCTACAGCAAAAGTCAGCTTCACCTTGCCTGTTCAGGAACTGGCCATCTGGGATGTAACTCGTGATCGGTATGTCGTGGAAAGTGGAACTTACTCTATTATGGTTGCCAAGTCATCCTCTGATGTTCAGCTGGTTGCAGACCTGACGGTAGAAGGAGAGACGATCCCTGCCCGTAATCTGGGTGTGGCTACTCGTGCTGAGAATTATGATGCTTACCTGGGTGTTGATCTGGATGAGAGTAAAGAGGGCGGAAGTGCTGTCCATGTAGTTGGAGAGCAGGGATGGATTGCCTTCAAGGATGCCGATCTGGGTAGTGGGGTAGCAGCAATTGAAGCTCGTGTATCCGCGGAACAAGCAGGCGCTGTGTTGGAAGTGCGATTCGGCTCTCCGGAGGGTACGCTCGCAGGACGTGTGGAACTGGCACAGGGCGAAGCCCAACAGTGGTCTACCGTGAAGGCGGAACTCACAGGTGCAGCAGGTACGCAGGATGTATACATTGTGCTGTCAGCAGGTGTACGCATCAGTCACTTCGAGATTCGTTAA
- a CDS encoding FAD-dependent oxidoreductase, whose protein sequence is MSDNQQPKTGLPPVPESLWRATHEFDSYPKLTEDITADVAIIGAGIAGITTAYLLAQTGMRVVVLEAGKVLDGTTGHTTAKVSAQHGVIFDEIMHHFGQEQARMYYEGNADAAKWMRNLVKEKQIDCQWAEEDAYVYIQSEENIKKLEIELTAYGKLNIPGEWVDPLPIPVPARAGICMPGQARYDPLAYLHYLLNSAVKHGIQIYEHTTVTDVEEDASLHVRTYGDGPSVTAEHVVVASHFPVYDPGFYFTRLHAERSYAVLVEPEKPYAGGMYISDDTPSRSLRTVLHDGKELILFGGENHKTGQGICTFGHYERLEQFAAETFGIRNIPFRWSAQDLISIDKVPYIGPITGRHERVYVATGFAKWGMTTGTMAGHILADRITGRDNPHAAIFDPARFKADPGMKHFIVENMNVAKELISGKVGIVHKNVSDIGEDEGAVVRHNGKRAGAYKDTSGKLFLVDTTCTHLGCEVEWNEGERSWDCPCHGSRFDYAGHVIEGPAVEDLKVLDAQE, encoded by the coding sequence ATGAGCGACAATCAGCAGCCCAAAACGGGTCTGCCCCCGGTCCCCGAATCACTGTGGCGTGCTACGCATGAATTCGATAGCTATCCGAAACTGACAGAAGATATTACCGCTGATGTGGCCATTATCGGTGCCGGTATTGCAGGCATTACCACCGCTTATCTGCTGGCACAGACGGGTATGCGTGTGGTCGTGCTAGAGGCTGGAAAAGTACTGGATGGTACGACCGGCCATACCACGGCCAAGGTATCTGCCCAACATGGTGTCATATTTGATGAAATTATGCATCATTTCGGACAAGAACAGGCTCGAATGTACTATGAAGGTAATGCCGATGCCGCGAAGTGGATGCGCAATCTGGTGAAGGAAAAACAGATTGATTGCCAGTGGGCAGAGGAAGATGCCTACGTCTACATTCAATCAGAGGAAAACATCAAAAAACTGGAGATCGAGCTGACCGCCTATGGCAAACTCAATATTCCTGGTGAGTGGGTCGATCCCCTCCCCATTCCGGTTCCCGCAAGAGCAGGCATTTGCATGCCGGGTCAGGCACGATATGATCCGCTGGCCTACCTTCACTACTTGCTTAATTCAGCCGTAAAACACGGGATACAGATCTACGAGCATACGACAGTTACGGATGTAGAGGAAGATGCTTCTCTACATGTACGAACCTATGGCGATGGCCCATCTGTAACAGCAGAACATGTTGTTGTAGCTTCTCATTTCCCTGTCTATGATCCCGGATTCTATTTCACGCGGTTACATGCGGAACGATCCTACGCCGTATTAGTCGAACCGGAGAAACCCTATGCCGGCGGCATGTACATCTCGGACGATACACCGTCCCGCTCCTTGCGTACCGTCTTACATGACGGCAAGGAACTTATCCTCTTTGGCGGCGAAAATCACAAAACCGGACAAGGCATCTGCACCTTCGGTCATTATGAACGCCTGGAGCAGTTCGCAGCGGAGACATTTGGCATCCGCAACATCCCTTTTCGCTGGTCAGCCCAGGATCTGATCTCCATTGACAAGGTGCCCTACATCGGACCGATTACCGGAAGACATGAACGTGTCTACGTCGCGACCGGATTTGCCAAATGGGGAATGACGACTGGTACGATGGCAGGACACATTCTTGCGGATCGCATCACTGGACGTGACAACCCTCATGCTGCCATATTCGATCCGGCAAGATTCAAAGCTGATCCTGGCATGAAACACTTTATTGTGGAAAATATGAATGTAGCCAAGGAATTAATCTCCGGTAAAGTGGGCATTGTGCACAAAAACGTTAGCGATATTGGCGAAGACGAAGGAGCCGTCGTTCGTCATAATGGCAAACGTGCTGGAGCCTACAAAGACACCAGTGGCAAGCTGTTTCTCGTGGATACCACCTGCACCCATCTGGGGTGTGAAGTCGAATGGAACGAGGGCGAGCGTTCGTGGGATTGCCCATGCCATGGTTCCCGCTTCGATTATGCAGGCCATGTCATTGAGGGCCCTGCTGTGGAAGACCTTAAAGTTCTGGATGCACAAGAATAA
- a CDS encoding PadR family transcriptional regulator: MNVNIQFKKGVLELCVLVLINRQDRYGYELAQAVSKHIEVAEGALYPLLRRLVNDGYCTTYLQESSEGPPRKYYRLSDTGRDYMTALTTEWNEFVRNVANLIEEGIPNE; the protein is encoded by the coding sequence GTGAATGTGAACATCCAGTTCAAAAAAGGAGTATTGGAGCTGTGCGTCCTGGTATTAATTAACCGCCAGGATCGGTATGGCTACGAACTGGCTCAGGCGGTCTCCAAACATATCGAAGTTGCTGAAGGTGCACTGTATCCCTTGCTTCGCCGGCTTGTGAATGACGGTTACTGCACCACCTACCTGCAAGAATCAAGCGAAGGGCCGCCGCGCAAGTATTACCGACTATCCGATACAGGTCGCGATTACATGACGGCACTGACGACAGAATGGAATGAATTTGTGCGCAATGTCGCAAATCTGATTGAGGAAGGAATCCCTAATGAATAG